From a region of the Candidatus Brocadia sp. genome:
- a CDS encoding MBL fold metallo-hydrolase, whose translation MKLPNIIFETLAVGPLAVNCFIIGSKKDNKAVVIDAGGDHKEILKLLKKHNLTLQAIINTHAHFDHVGGVKPLQDLTGARFLLHQEDIPLLNHLNEQTAAFGLPPIAIPKIDRPLVDMEEIIVGDETIRVIHTPGHSPGSICFFVDNAIFVGDTLFAGSIGRTDLYGGSYTKLINSIKTRLFTFEDHVIVYPGHGTFTTIGDEKLHNPFF comes from the coding sequence ATGAAATTGCCTAATATAATCTTTGAAACATTAGCGGTAGGTCCCCTTGCGGTAAACTGCTTTATTATTGGATCTAAGAAGGACAATAAAGCGGTCGTTATTGATGCTGGCGGAGACCATAAAGAGATTCTGAAACTGCTAAAGAAACACAACCTCACCTTACAAGCCATCATAAATACTCACGCCCATTTTGATCATGTGGGCGGGGTAAAACCTTTGCAGGATTTGACCGGAGCAAGATTTCTGCTTCATCAGGAAGACATTCCACTTCTGAATCATCTCAACGAACAAACTGCTGCTTTTGGGCTACCACCCATTGCTATTCCAAAAATTGACAGACCACTTGTTGATATGGAAGAAATTATTGTTGGAGATGAAACGATACGGGTTATTCATACTCCCGGGCATTCTCCCGGTAGCATCTGTTTTTTTGTCGATAATGCGATATTCGTGGGAGATACGCTCTTTGCAGGCTCAATTGGGCGGACAGATCTCTACGGCGGTTCTTATACGAAACTCATAAACTCGATAAAAACACGACTCTTTACCTTCGAAGACCATGTAATCGTATATCCGGGACATGGGACATTCACCACCATTGGAGATGAAAAACTGCATAATCCGTTTTTCTAA
- the speE gene encoding polyamine aminopropyltransferase, producing the protein MEKAQTHWLDDYFNNYEVHKHAFKDVVCQVQSSIQKIIIVNTYNYGRCLILDNEFQSAEMDEFIYHEALVHPSLILHPGAESVLILGGGEGATLREALRYKSVKKAVMVDIDKEMIACSQKYLPSFHAGAFDDNRVELVIEDGRKYVERAQDRFDVVVIDVNDPLEGGSSYMLFTMEFYQVIADKLKANGILIVHSGAASVSENDAFTSICNTLSNVFPHVFPYVTYIPSYALPWGFTMATHNPSNLDISGDEIDARIHSRLIGNLRFYDSITHHALFNLPKYLRTDIQRQKRIIRDKYPLTEHYPGISTESTSP; encoded by the coding sequence ATGGAAAAAGCACAAACGCATTGGCTAGACGATTATTTTAACAACTACGAAGTGCATAAACATGCCTTTAAAGATGTCGTATGCCAGGTGCAGTCTTCGATTCAGAAAATCATCATTGTGAACACCTATAATTACGGACGCTGTCTCATTCTTGATAACGAGTTTCAATCGGCAGAGATGGATGAATTTATTTACCACGAGGCACTCGTGCATCCTTCTCTTATCTTACATCCTGGGGCCGAGAGCGTTCTCATTTTAGGTGGTGGTGAAGGAGCAACGCTTCGCGAAGCGCTTCGGTATAAATCGGTAAAAAAAGCCGTTATGGTTGACATTGACAAGGAAATGATCGCTTGTTCTCAAAAATATCTCCCCTCATTTCATGCCGGCGCATTTGATGATAATCGTGTGGAGCTCGTCATTGAAGATGGAAGAAAATATGTAGAACGGGCACAGGACCGTTTTGATGTGGTTGTCATCGATGTAAATGATCCGCTCGAGGGAGGGTCATCGTACATGCTTTTTACGATGGAATTCTACCAGGTCATTGCGGATAAACTAAAGGCAAACGGGATACTCATCGTACATTCGGGTGCCGCCTCCGTCTCTGAAAATGATGCATTCACGAGTATTTGCAATACCCTCAGTAACGTTTTCCCCCATGTATTCCCCTATGTTACCTATATTCCTTCCTATGCATTACCATGGGGATTTACCATGGCAACCCACAATCCGTCAAACCTCGATATTTCGGGCGATGAAATTGATGCAAGGATCCATTCAAGACTCATCGGCAACCTTCGTTTTTATGATAGCATTACCCACCATGCTTTGTTTAATCTGCCAAAGTATTTGCGGACGGATATACAACGACAAAAGCGCATAATACGGGACAAATATCCTCTAACGGAACATTATCCCGGTATTTCTACAGAATCCACAAGCCCTTAA
- the speD gene encoding adenosylmethionine decarboxylase → MDTLGRHLILEAWGCGKEIIDSVDIVKSILIKATEAAKATLVDLVCHRFSPYGVTGVAILAESHISVHTWPEYGYAAVDIFICGNTINSQNAAAFITRAFHAQETSLIELERGDLLSKNIRNDKPTKETVCIVDSNTRSYL, encoded by the coding sequence GTGGATACCTTAGGCAGACATCTTATTCTTGAGGCATGGGGATGCGGCAAGGAGATTATTGACAGCGTTGATATCGTAAAGAGCATTCTGATAAAGGCGACAGAGGCTGCAAAGGCAACTCTGGTAGATTTGGTATGTCACCGATTTAGCCCTTATGGCGTTACCGGCGTGGCAATCCTTGCCGAATCACATATTTCAGTTCATACCTGGCCTGAGTATGGATACGCTGCTGTGGATATCTTCATATGCGGCAACACCATTAATTCACAGAATGCCGCCGCCTTCATCACGCGGGCATTTCATGCTCAGGAAACCTCCCTTATAGAGCTGGAAAGAGGAGACCTCTTATCGAAAAACATTCGCAATGACAAACCGACAAAAGAGACGGTCTGCATCGTTGATTCTAACACGCGAAGTTATTTATAA
- the murC gene encoding UDP-N-acetylmuramate--L-alanine ligase, translated as MMKTYDDLKKCSYHFVGVGGIGMSAIAQVLKAQGHMVSGSDRNFDKHITTDVFSKLATQGIAIHLQNGSGINENTDYVIVSTAIEEDNPDIKKARALNKAILKRAALLAEMFNPRYGIAIGGTNGKTTVSCMVGYILDSAGLSPTIIVGGCIKNYAHDAFLGNAKAGTSNIISIEADESDGSIIYYTPRVSVITNISKDHKTIEEVSKMFLVLSQNTKDTLIINADCPYLKKVDFNHKKVLTYGLCNPAAALSANNIVYQPFQSRFAVDGHPFQINLPGSYNVSNALAAIAVARSLHIPDVTTSVALGQFKGVQRRMDLIGEVNGIKVIDDYAHNPEKIMAAITAVKRGCKRAIAVFQPHGYGPTNFMREELINAFVRVLSPEDILFMPEIFYAGGTTRRNVSSSDIIMRVKESGKNALFVEDRQDIISAVKTCARPGDAILVMGARDNTLTEFSHNILHVLQNAN; from the coding sequence ATGATGAAAACGTATGACGATTTAAAAAAATGTTCATATCATTTTGTCGGGGTAGGCGGTATCGGTATGAGCGCCATTGCCCAGGTGCTCAAAGCGCAAGGACACATGGTTAGCGGATCAGATAGAAATTTTGACAAACATATTACCACCGATGTATTTTCCAAACTTGCAACTCAGGGCATCGCAATCCATCTTCAGAATGGGTCCGGTATCAATGAAAATACGGACTATGTAATTGTCTCTACGGCAATTGAAGAGGATAACCCGGACATTAAAAAAGCGCGTGCGTTGAACAAGGCAATTCTCAAGCGTGCTGCACTCCTGGCCGAAATGTTTAATCCGAGATATGGAATAGCCATCGGTGGAACCAATGGGAAGACCACGGTAAGCTGTATGGTGGGTTACATCCTTGACAGCGCCGGCCTATCTCCTACGATCATTGTAGGTGGCTGCATCAAAAATTATGCGCACGATGCTTTTCTAGGCAATGCAAAAGCAGGGACTTCGAATATTATTTCTATTGAGGCTGATGAGAGTGATGGCAGTATTATTTACTACACACCACGGGTGTCTGTCATTACAAACATTTCGAAAGATCACAAAACAATCGAAGAAGTCTCGAAGATGTTTCTTGTTCTTTCGCAAAATACCAAAGATACCCTTATTATAAATGCCGATTGCCCCTATCTTAAAAAGGTAGATTTTAACCACAAGAAGGTGCTTACGTATGGACTCTGTAATCCGGCTGCAGCCTTAAGTGCAAACAATATCGTGTATCAGCCATTTCAGTCCAGGTTCGCGGTAGATGGTCATCCTTTTCAGATCAATCTGCCAGGAAGCTACAATGTGTCGAATGCGCTCGCGGCAATTGCTGTGGCACGAAGTCTTCATATACCTGACGTCACGACATCTGTAGCGCTCGGACAATTCAAGGGTGTTCAACGCCGGATGGATCTTATTGGGGAGGTGAATGGAATAAAGGTAATAGACGACTATGCCCATAATCCCGAAAAAATTATGGCAGCAATAACTGCAGTAAAACGAGGATGCAAACGTGCAATTGCCGTCTTCCAACCACACGGCTATGGTCCCACAAACTTCATGAGAGAGGAACTTATCAATGCCTTCGTGAGAGTTCTTTCTCCTGAAGATATCCTTTTTATGCCTGAAATATTCTATGCTGGTGGCACAACCCGGCGGAATGTCTCTTCTTCCGATATTATTATGCGGGTAAAGGAGTCCGGTAAAAATGCCCTGTTCGTGGAAGACCGGCAGGATATTATTTCTGCAGTGAAAACCTGTGCCAGACCGGGTGACGCTATTCTTGTTATGGGCGCCAGGGATAACACCCTCACCGAGTTTTCTCACAATATCCTGCATGTGCTGCAAAATGCAAACTGA
- the ruvC gene encoding crossover junction endodeoxyribonuclease RuvC, whose translation MKILGIDPGTQVAGFGVIEKTGARIVTIEYGAIQAGKNQSFPQRLYTIYTKIMDIISKHQPDEMAIEEVFYSKNIKSAIRIGEGRGIVFLCAASANIPITEYAATVIKKAVVGNGNAHKEQVQEMVKIILNLPEIPGSRDASDALAIAICHSHNLRY comes from the coding sequence ATGAAAATTCTTGGAATCGACCCTGGCACGCAAGTCGCTGGTTTTGGCGTAATAGAAAAGACTGGCGCAAGAATCGTAACCATTGAATACGGTGCCATTCAAGCCGGGAAGAATCAAAGCTTTCCTCAGCGACTTTACACCATCTATACAAAAATTATGGATATCATTTCAAAGCACCAGCCCGACGAGATGGCTATCGAAGAGGTCTTTTACAGCAAAAATATTAAGTCGGCGATCAGGATTGGAGAAGGACGGGGGATTGTCTTTTTGTGCGCGGCTTCTGCGAATATTCCCATTACCGAATACGCCGCCACCGTAATCAAAAAGGCGGTGGTAGGAAATGGAAATGCCCACAAGGAGCAGGTACAGGAAATGGTAAAGATCATCCTCAATCTGCCGGAAATTCCAGGGTCCAGAGACGCATCCGATGCCCTTGCAATTGCTATTTGTCACAGTCATAATCTCAGATATTAA
- a CDS encoding dihydroorotate dehydrogenase, protein MSSVNLSVSLGNIQLTNPTILASGVLGTTKALLKRVAENGAGAVTIKSISREPREGHKNPTVITFEAGMLNAVGYSNPGVVAAAREFSGLQEVKVPVIASVIGTQKEDFAHVVEGLSGSKFSAIEIPLSCPHTPGFGLLAGQGTPDATFAITSEVRKVTKLPIFIKLSPNIPEICTIARAAEDAGADAITAVNSMGPGMIINIEAQRPILSFQVGGVTGDALRPIAVRCVFDLYKTIKIPIIGVGGISTGRHAIEMMMAGASAIGIGTGVFYRGIEVFQKVCDEMSQWMQENGVRDIRSIVGIAHD, encoded by the coding sequence ATGTCATCTGTAAACCTGTCTGTCAGTTTAGGAAATATCCAACTAACCAATCCCACGATCCTGGCATCTGGTGTATTGGGCACGACTAAGGCATTATTAAAGAGGGTGGCCGAAAATGGCGCTGGCGCTGTAACGATTAAATCTATTAGCAGAGAACCCCGTGAAGGCCACAAAAACCCTACGGTTATTACTTTCGAGGCGGGGATGCTGAATGCTGTGGGCTATTCAAATCCGGGCGTAGTCGCGGCTGCCAGGGAGTTTTCCGGTTTACAGGAGGTAAAGGTACCGGTAATTGCAAGTGTCATTGGCACCCAGAAAGAGGATTTTGCCCATGTTGTCGAAGGTCTCTCCGGATCAAAATTTTCAGCCATTGAGATACCCCTTTCCTGCCCTCATACTCCCGGATTTGGGCTTCTCGCAGGACAGGGGACTCCCGACGCCACATTTGCCATAACTTCTGAGGTAAGAAAAGTTACTAAATTGCCCATATTTATTAAACTATCTCCCAATATTCCGGAAATCTGTACGATTGCAAGGGCAGCTGAGGATGCCGGTGCCGATGCCATTACCGCCGTGAATTCCATGGGGCCCGGTATGATTATCAATATAGAGGCTCAACGGCCTATTTTAAGCTTTCAGGTGGGCGGTGTAACCGGAGATGCTTTACGACCGATTGCTGTACGGTGCGTGTTTGATTTATACAAGACCATTAAGATTCCTATTATTGGAGTGGGTGGCATTTCAACCGGACGGCATGCCATTGAAATGATGATGGCAGGGGCTTCCGCCATAGGAATAGGCACGGGGGTTTTTTATCGCGGTATTGAAGTTTTTCAGAAGGTATGCGATGAAATGTCTCAGTGGATGCAAGAGAACGGTGTTCGTGACATTCGCAGTATAGTAGGCATTGCCCATGATTGA
- a CDS encoding dihydroorotate dehydrogenase electron transfer subunit, with protein sequence MIKICDILEESPKVKTFFFKMNLQFIPGQFVMAWIPMLDEKPFTISYIQKDIMGISVLKRGEFTQALHQKKIGDILGIRGPYGKGFHFQTDLNLCIVGGGIGMASLATVVDRYRNVTIIQGGRTASEIIYQKRFPEMQLCTDDGSAGFKGTTVDLLRGLLTTQTFDKVYTCGPERMMDKVAELCKNHGIDCEVSLDRYMKCGFGVCGQCDCSGQRVCIDGPVFTTKELCRMEDFGKTTILKTGERVILHNHEGH encoded by the coding sequence ATGATAAAAATTTGTGATATTCTAGAAGAGTCTCCAAAGGTAAAAACATTCTTTTTCAAAATGAATTTGCAGTTTATTCCGGGACAATTTGTTATGGCCTGGATTCCCATGCTTGATGAAAAACCCTTTACCATATCTTATATTCAGAAAGATATTATGGGTATCTCTGTCTTAAAAAGAGGGGAATTTACTCAGGCGCTTCACCAGAAAAAAATCGGGGATATCCTCGGAATACGAGGCCCCTACGGCAAAGGCTTTCATTTTCAAACCGACTTAAACCTCTGTATTGTTGGAGGTGGGATTGGTATGGCATCTTTGGCAACCGTTGTGGACAGGTACCGCAATGTAACTATTATACAAGGGGGAAGAACTGCTTCGGAAATAATCTATCAAAAACGATTTCCTGAAATGCAGTTATGTACCGATGACGGCAGTGCCGGTTTTAAAGGGACGACCGTTGATTTATTAAGAGGATTGCTCACAACACAAACCTTTGACAAAGTCTATACTTGTGGACCGGAGAGAATGATGGATAAGGTGGCTGAGTTATGTAAAAACCACGGCATTGATTGCGAAGTTTCTCTTGACCGGTATATGAAATGTGGCTTTGGGGTATGCGGCCAATGTGACTGCAGCGGCCAGCGGGTATGTATCGATGGCCCGGTATTTACCACAAAGGAATTATGCAGGATGGAAGACTTTGGTAAAACAACTATACTGAAAACGGGAGAGAGGGTTATTCTTCATAACCACGAAGGACATTGA
- the pyrF gene encoding orotidine-5'-phosphate decarboxylase, with protein MAGDSDSKDNFADQLITAIFEKNSCVVVGLDPYFHLIPDTIKQKFSPSRKQALEYASRVILEFNIQVIDLIAPFVNIVKPQIAFYELYGWWGIWAYTETIQYAKRKGLIVIGDVKRSDVPSTAEAYANAHIGDVHVNHAVEVPFGADAITVNPYLGTDSLLPFIQTAQKHRKGIFVLVKTSNPDSGEFQDLTCGEKKLHEIIAEKTHAWGKDFVGKQGYSAVGAVVGATFSREISILRKIMPTAYFLVPGYGAQGATVKDIGYCFNPDGLGAIINASRSILYAYTVSPWKEKYGVSSWKSATEEAIVKMNKEIGTVLEA; from the coding sequence TTGGCTGGAGACTCTGACAGCAAAGACAATTTTGCCGACCAGCTTATTACGGCCATCTTCGAGAAAAATAGCTGTGTGGTGGTAGGATTAGACCCCTATTTTCACCTTATCCCCGATACCATCAAGCAGAAGTTCTCCCCTTCACGAAAACAAGCCCTTGAATATGCATCCCGCGTTATCCTGGAATTTAATATCCAGGTTATCGACCTTATCGCACCCTTTGTGAATATTGTTAAACCCCAGATTGCATTTTACGAACTTTATGGCTGGTGGGGAATTTGGGCCTATACAGAAACCATTCAGTACGCCAAGCGAAAAGGGTTGATCGTAATTGGAGATGTTAAAAGAAGTGATGTACCGAGTACCGCTGAAGCATACGCCAATGCTCATATTGGAGATGTGCATGTAAACCATGCCGTTGAAGTTCCATTCGGCGCAGATGCCATAACCGTTAATCCATACCTGGGAACCGACAGTTTGCTCCCCTTTATCCAGACGGCGCAAAAGCATAGGAAAGGCATATTTGTCCTTGTAAAAACATCAAATCCAGACTCCGGAGAATTTCAGGACCTTACGTGCGGAGAGAAAAAACTCCATGAAATTATAGCGGAAAAGACTCACGCCTGGGGCAAAGATTTTGTTGGTAAACAGGGATACAGCGCCGTTGGAGCCGTTGTCGGGGCTACCTTTTCACGTGAGATATCAATATTGAGAAAAATTATGCCCACGGCTTATTTTCTTGTACCCGGGTACGGCGCCCAGGGCGCTACCGTAAAAGATATCGGATATTGCTTCAATCCGGATGGCTTGGGGGCAATTATCAATGCCTCCCGGTCCATTCTTTATGCATACACCGTTTCCCCCTGGAAGGAAAAATACGGCGTAAGTTCATGGAAAAGCGCCACAGAGGAGGCAATAGTGAAGATGAATAAAGAAATAGGAACGGTTCTCGAAGCGTAA
- a CDS encoding aminodeoxychorismate/anthranilate synthase component II has product MVLIIDNYDSFTYNLVQQIGAFGVKMEVFRNDKISLDEIARRHPDHIIISPGPCTPKEAGISNDIIKQFTGKIPILGVCLGHQCIAHTYGADVVRARRLMHGKTSLIKHDSKTIYRGLSNPFEATRYHSLIVKEGSLPDCLEVTARADDDEIMGIRHKECSLEGVQFHPESFLTAEGPKLLKNFLSL; this is encoded by the coding sequence ATGGTACTTATTATTGATAATTACGACTCCTTCACGTATAATCTTGTACAGCAAATCGGCGCATTTGGCGTAAAGATGGAAGTCTTTAGAAATGACAAGATTAGCCTTGACGAGATAGCACGAAGACATCCTGATCATATTATCATATCACCCGGGCCTTGTACTCCCAAGGAAGCGGGCATTTCTAATGACATCATAAAACAGTTTACCGGCAAGATACCCATCCTCGGGGTCTGCCTTGGACATCAATGCATTGCACACACTTATGGAGCGGACGTTGTCCGTGCCCGGAGGCTCATGCACGGCAAGACATCCCTGATTAAGCATGATAGTAAAACGATTTATCGCGGCCTTTCCAATCCTTTTGAGGCAACACGGTACCATTCACTTATTGTCAAAGAAGGCTCTCTCCCTGACTGCCTTGAGGTTACTGCCAGAGCAGACGACGATGAAATCATGGGTATCCGCCACAAAGAATGTTCCTTAGAAGGGGTACAGTTTCATCCCGAATCCTTTTTAACCGCAGAAGGGCCAAAACTTCTTAAAAATTTTTTATCACTCTGA
- the nusA gene encoding transcription termination factor NusA, which produces MDKESLLRLVDSLHRDKEIAKEVVFQGIEAALTTAARKHFKAHEMVSIQIDRTTGEILAKEGDRTIDPSELGRITAQTAKQVIIQKIREAERDVIYDDFVSRKGSIVSGTVQRFEGSAIIVNLGKTEGVLQRSEQIDGEHYNMNERVRAIVFDVKKIGSRVRILLSRTHPDFVRRLFELEVPEIAENTIEIKALAREPGHRTKISVASSDANVDCVGACVGVRGSRIKNIVDELNGEKIDIIRWSDEPEVLLPNALKPAEVSGIIVSADNQVATIVVPNDQLSLAIGKRGQNVRLASRLTSWDIDIITESEFEERQKTSADGLTEVVESSKKPADNVASKTAEAAEQLQPGGEKEEVA; this is translated from the coding sequence ATGGACAAAGAAAGTTTATTACGTCTGGTAGATAGTTTACACCGGGATAAAGAAATTGCCAAAGAGGTTGTGTTTCAAGGGATAGAGGCAGCATTGACAACTGCTGCCAGAAAGCATTTTAAAGCTCATGAAATGGTTTCTATTCAAATTGACAGAACCACCGGGGAAATTTTGGCAAAGGAAGGCGACCGTACCATCGATCCTTCAGAATTAGGCAGGATTACGGCGCAAACTGCAAAGCAAGTCATTATCCAGAAGATACGTGAGGCCGAGCGGGATGTAATATATGACGACTTTGTTAGCAGGAAGGGCTCTATCGTTAGCGGTACGGTTCAGAGGTTTGAAGGTTCTGCGATCATTGTCAATCTTGGTAAAACAGAAGGCGTCCTGCAACGATCAGAACAGATTGATGGTGAGCACTATAATATGAATGAGCGTGTCAGGGCAATTGTCTTCGATGTGAAAAAGATAGGATCGCGGGTCAGGATTTTGCTTTCGAGAACGCATCCTGATTTTGTTCGAAGGCTCTTTGAGTTAGAAGTGCCAGAAATTGCTGAAAACACGATTGAAATTAAAGCGCTGGCCAGGGAGCCTGGTCACAGGACAAAGATATCTGTAGCCTCAAGTGACGCGAATGTCGATTGTGTTGGTGCTTGTGTCGGAGTGCGCGGTTCCCGCATCAAGAATATTGTGGATGAATTAAACGGCGAGAAGATCGACATCATCCGATGGAGTGACGAACCCGAGGTCTTATTGCCGAATGCGTTGAAGCCTGCAGAGGTTTCCGGGATTATAGTGTCTGCGGACAACCAGGTTGCGACCATTGTCGTGCCAAACGATCAACTTTCCCTGGCAATAGGAAAGAGGGGACAAAATGTGCGTTTGGCTTCTCGGCTGACTTCTTGGGATATTGACATCATTACGGAGTCGGAATTTGAAGAGAGACAAAAAACCAGTGCTGATGGGTTAACGGAAGTTGTTGAATCGAGCAAAAAACCTGCTGATAATGTGGCTTCAAAAACTGCAGAAGCGGCAGAGCAACTGCAACCGGGCGGAGAAAAAGAAGAAGTTGCGTAA
- the infB gene encoding translation initiation factor IF-2 has translation MGKIRISLLAKELGVKSNLLIDKCHEKGLSHITHHANTLISDQAEMIRQLFKPTPPITPAKEEPKVKETPPIRETEQKQGDKTVLQRSGSVKVVQPAKIVMIPKSQPLPQRMVKVAPSKTFWKKKRPSTVVPVKRKEPEVQVTDLQKPVVKEKETRVTMEPPITVKDLSAKLGIRANEIITKLLLGHNVRSTINQILAEDIVQLLGIEYGVEIEIKKKELVEERDFIAEQISTKAEDMVYRAPIVTFLGHVDHGKTSLLDSIRQTNVAAGEVGGITQHIGAYKVETNGKHVVFLDTPGHEAFTAMRARGANITDVVVLVVAADDGVMPQTEEALNHAKAANVPIVVAVNKIDKPDANPLRVKQQLASLELISEEWGGKTQFVETSAVTKKGINTLLERLLLESEILELKANPRNPARGVVLEAHLSEGRGVVANVLIQDGTLRQGDIVLCGKTFGRVRLITTDRGIEVTEAGPTTPVSVSDFSAVPDAGDKFYVVGDIQKAREIAQGRQKKDRESALAKHQHVTLDSLYSKIAEGKVKEIKVILKADYKGSVEVLKKALEELSTQEIKVKILHCGVGGITESDVLLADASDAIVIGFYVTTEDKARILAEDKGVDVRLYKIIYDATNEIKSAMEGMLEPESKEVVLGQVEIRLVYNISKFGNVAGCYVKTGKITRNSSVRLIRNTIIIYDGKLESLKIVKDDVKEVRAGFECGLKIANYDDIKVGDIVEAYEVQKFARSLPV, from the coding sequence ATGGGAAAAATTCGGATCAGTTTACTTGCGAAAGAGCTGGGGGTTAAGAGCAACCTATTGATTGATAAGTGTCATGAAAAAGGGTTATCTCATATTACTCACCATGCGAATACTTTGATTTCCGATCAAGCAGAAATGATAAGACAGTTGTTCAAGCCAACCCCCCCGATAACTCCCGCGAAAGAAGAGCCGAAAGTGAAAGAGACTCCACCGATCCGCGAGACCGAGCAGAAACAGGGAGATAAAACGGTTTTACAAAGGAGTGGCAGCGTTAAGGTTGTTCAACCCGCCAAAATTGTGATGATTCCCAAAAGCCAGCCGCTGCCTCAGCGAATGGTAAAAGTAGCTCCATCTAAAACGTTTTGGAAAAAGAAACGTCCGTCAACTGTTGTGCCAGTCAAGAGGAAAGAACCGGAAGTGCAAGTTACAGATCTGCAGAAGCCGGTAGTAAAAGAGAAGGAAACAAGGGTTACGATGGAACCACCCATAACGGTAAAAGATCTTTCTGCAAAGTTGGGGATTCGGGCGAACGAAATTATTACCAAGTTGCTTCTGGGGCACAATGTGCGCTCGACGATTAATCAGATATTAGCTGAGGATATTGTGCAATTGCTGGGTATTGAGTACGGAGTGGAGATTGAAATCAAAAAAAAGGAGCTGGTGGAAGAGCGCGATTTTATCGCAGAACAGATTTCTACAAAAGCTGAGGATATGGTATATCGCGCGCCCATTGTAACTTTTTTAGGGCACGTTGACCACGGAAAGACATCACTCCTTGACAGTATTCGGCAAACAAATGTGGCTGCGGGTGAGGTTGGCGGGATTACCCAGCATATTGGTGCGTATAAGGTGGAAACGAATGGCAAGCATGTCGTGTTTCTTGATACGCCAGGCCATGAGGCTTTTACTGCCATGAGGGCACGAGGTGCAAATATTACAGATGTAGTGGTGCTTGTTGTAGCAGCCGATGACGGAGTAATGCCTCAAACTGAGGAGGCATTAAATCATGCGAAGGCTGCCAATGTTCCCATTGTGGTAGCCGTGAATAAGATTGATAAACCCGACGCTAATCCTTTGCGGGTAAAACAGCAGCTTGCAAGTTTGGAATTAATTTCTGAGGAATGGGGTGGGAAGACGCAGTTTGTTGAGACTTCTGCTGTCACAAAAAAGGGCATTAACACCTTACTCGAACGGCTGTTGCTCGAATCTGAAATTCTGGAACTGAAGGCGAATCCCAGGAATCCTGCACGGGGCGTAGTATTAGAAGCTCACTTAAGTGAAGGAAGAGGTGTTGTTGCAAATGTCTTGATACAAGACGGTACTTTGCGACAGGGAGATATCGTCTTATGCGGAAAGACCTTTGGCAGGGTGCGACTCATTACAACCGACAGAGGGATTGAAGTTACGGAGGCTGGCCCGACGACACCAGTGTCCGTCTCTGATTTTTCAGCGGTTCCTGATGCCGGGGATAAATTTTATGTCGTTGGTGATATACAGAAGGCAAGAGAAATTGCGCAGGGAAGACAAAAAAAAGACCGTGAAAGCGCCTTGGCTAAACATCAGCATGTAACCTTGGATAGTCTCTATTCTAAAATTGCTGAAGGAAAAGTAAAGGAAATCAAGGTGATATTAAAGGCTGATTATAAAGGTTCTGTCGAAGTGCTGAAAAAGGCGCTGGAAGAGCTTTCCACGCAGGAAATTAAAGTGAAAATATTGCATTGTGGTGTTGGTGGCATTACGGAATCGGATGTGCTTCTTGCGGATGCATCGGATGCAATTGTAATTGGATTTTATGTGACAACAGAGGACAAGGCGCGTATTCTGGCGGAAGATAAAGGAGTCGATGTCAGACTGTATAAAATTATTTATGATGCGACAAACGAGATAAAATCTGCTATGGAAGGTATGCTGGAGCCGGAATCAAAGGAGGTTGTGCTAGGCCAGGTTGAAATACGGCTAGTTTACAATATTTCAAAGTTTGGAAATGTTGCTGGATGTTACGTAAAAACGGGTAAAATTACCAGGAATTCATCCGTCCGTCTGATACGTAATACGATTATTATTTACGATGGGAAATTAGAGTCGCTCAAGATTGTTAAGGACGATGTCAAAGAGGTTCGGGCGGGATTTGAATGCGGATTGAAGATTGCTAATTACGATGATATCAAAGTGGGCGATATTGTGGAAGCTTACGAGGTACAAAAGTTTGCGAGGTCATTGCCCGTATAA